One genomic segment of Ricinus communis isolate WT05 ecotype wild-type chromosome 5, ASM1957865v1, whole genome shotgun sequence includes these proteins:
- the LOC8280556 gene encoding LOW QUALITY PROTEIN: WAT1-related protein At5g40230-like (The sequence of the model RefSeq protein was modified relative to this genomic sequence to represent the inferred CDS: substituted 1 base at 1 genomic stop codon), translating into MAWRDYSRSNVVPFTAMVAVECSNVYTNTLIKAATLKGMSYYVLIVYTFAISTLVLLPLSVIFRSAAVLSLIKFPLMLTIFLLGLIGCLAQVFRCKGIEYSSPSLASAMSNLTPAFTFILAINFRMEKIALKSFSTQAMIIGSVVSISGALLVVLYEGPTILSAASPTPCTSLYQLHPISSQSNWVFGGLFLATGFFLLKKIEMLQTQVIKFFPADFIVLFFCNLCATIISTPICLIAEPNWNAWKLXPEVSIAAIIYSGFFASPFSGVIHTWGLRFKGPVYIATFCPLPIVIAAVVSFIFLGDALFLGRYTS; encoded by the exons atggcATGGAGAGATTACAGCAGGAGTAATGTGGTGCCATTCACAGCCATGGTTGCCGTAGAATGCAGCAATGTCTACACAAACACACTAATCAAAGCAGCAACTTTGAAAGGGATGAGCTACTATGTCTTAATTGTCTACACTTTCGCCATTTCCACTCTTGTACTTCTCCCTTTGTCAGTCATCTTTCGCAG CGCGGCAGTGCTTTCTCTAATCAAGTTTCCTCTCATGCTCACAATCTTCCTACTTGGACTAATCGG GTGTCTAGCGCAAGTATTTCGATGCAAAGGTATAGAGTACAGTTCTCCTTCTCTTGCATCAGCCATGAGCAACCTTACACCAGCATTTACTTTCATCCTTGCCATCAATTTTAG AATGGAAAAGATAGCTTTGAAAAGCTTCAGTACTCAGGCTATGATCATTGGAAGTGTAGTATCAATTTCAGGAGCATTGCTGGTGGTTCTTTATGAAGGCCCTACAATTTTATCAGCTGCATCTCCAACACCATGTACTTCACTCTATCAATTACATCCAATTTCATCACAATCAAACTGGGTCTTTGGTGGCCTCTTCCTTGCCACTGGGTTTTTTCTTctgaagaaaatagaa ATGTTACAGACGCAAGTGATAAAGTTTTTCCCGGCAGACTTTATTGTACTCTTCTTTTGCAACTTGTGTGCTACCATTATATCTACACCGATATGCCTTATAGCAGAACCAAACTGGAATGCTTGGAAGCTATAACCTGAAGTGTCCATTGCTGCAATTATATATTCG GGATTTTTCGCTTCACCCTTCAGTGGTGTAATTCACACATGGGGTCTGCGATTTAAAGGGCCAGTCTATATAGCAACATTCTGTCCCCTGCCAATCGTCATTGCAGCTGTTGTgagtttcatttttcttggAGATGCTCTGTTTCTTGGAAGGTATACTAGTTAG
- the LOC8280555 gene encoding WAT1-related protein At5g40240 isoform X2 produces MASIYCYKNILPFAAMVAAECAAVGVNTIFKAASLKGMNYYVFIFYTTLINTLVLLPILFFFCRTTINPRLSLFRFPVSSKICIVGIIGVITQIASYKGIEYSSPTLSSALSNLTLPFTFILAIVLRMEKLDFKSSRTQAKIIGTVVSISGALMVVLYKGPVIGLTSLIRSTKSDWVIGGLLLSIQYSLYSVWYIIQTQIIQIYPAEIQVTFLVNLYSTIIAAPVCFLAEPNLSAWRLRPDIELAALAYSGLFGASFITIVHLWGLRQKGPVYVTSFKPLSIAIAAAMGALFLGDALHLGSVIGAIFISVGFYALIWGKLQEEKIEECDSDTSNSPINSRSPLLQSKKVEDA; encoded by the exons atGGCTTCAATATACTGTTACAAGAATATCCTTCCGTTTGCAGCAATGGTTGCAGCAGAATGTGCTGCTGTAGGGGTAAACACCATATTCAAAGCAGCCTCTCTGAAAGGAATGAACTACTATGTCTTTATCTTTTACACAACCTTGATCAACACTCTTGTTCTCCTCCccattctcttcttcttttgccG TACAACAATAAATCCTAGGCTCTCCTTATTCCGATTCCCTGTTTCCTCGAAAATCTGCATCGTTGGGATTATTGG GGTGATAACTCAAATTGCTTCATATAAAGGTATAGAATACAGTTCACCAACTCTATCTTCTGCACTGAGCAACCTCACACTACCTTTTACCTTCATATTGGCGATCGTATTGAg gatggAAAAGTTAGATTTCAAGAGCTCAAGAACTCAGGCAAAGATCATTGGCACCGTAGTATCAATATCAGGTGCATTAATGGTTGTTTTGTACAAAGGCCCAGTAATTGGATTAACTTCACTTATCCGGTCAACAAAATCAGATTGGGTTATTGGTGGTCTTTTGCTTTCTATTCAGTATAGTCTATATTCAGTCTGGTACATCATTCAG ACCCAGATCATACAGATATATCCAGCAGAAATACAAGTGACATTCCTTGTAAACTTGTACTCAACCATCATAGCTGCACCAGTTTGCTTCCTAGCAGAACCGAACTTGAGTGCTTGGAGGCTAAGACCTGATATAGAATTAGCTGCCCTTGCATACTCT GGACTATTTGGTGCTTCCTTTATCACTATTGTTCACCTATGGGGTCTGCGCCAGAAGGGACCCGTCTATGTAACATCATTCAAGCCATTGTCTATTGCCATAGCTGCTGCTATGGGTGCTCTATTTCTTGGAGATGCACTTCATCTTGGGAG TGTCATTGGAGCTATATTTATATCAGTAGGGTTTTATGCACTAATTTGGGGAAAGTTGCAAGAAGAAAAGATTGAGGAATGTGACTCTGATACCTCGAACTCACCTATCAATAGCAGGTCTCCTTTATTACAAAGCAAAAAAGTTGAAGATGCATAA
- the LOC8280555 gene encoding WAT1-related protein At5g40240 isoform X1, with protein MASIYCYKNILPFAAMVAAECAAVGVNTIFKAASLKGMNYYVFIFYTTLINTLVLLPILFFFCRSTTINPRLSLFRFPVSSKICIVGIIGVITQIASYKGIEYSSPTLSSALSNLTLPFTFILAIVLRMEKLDFKSSRTQAKIIGTVVSISGALMVVLYKGPVIGLTSLIRSTKSDWVIGGLLLSIQYSLYSVWYIIQTQIIQIYPAEIQVTFLVNLYSTIIAAPVCFLAEPNLSAWRLRPDIELAALAYSGLFGASFITIVHLWGLRQKGPVYVTSFKPLSIAIAAAMGALFLGDALHLGSVIGAIFISVGFYALIWGKLQEEKIEECDSDTSNSPINSRSPLLQSKKVEDA; from the exons atGGCTTCAATATACTGTTACAAGAATATCCTTCCGTTTGCAGCAATGGTTGCAGCAGAATGTGCTGCTGTAGGGGTAAACACCATATTCAAAGCAGCCTCTCTGAAAGGAATGAACTACTATGTCTTTATCTTTTACACAACCTTGATCAACACTCTTGTTCTCCTCCccattctcttcttcttttgccG CAGTACAACAATAAATCCTAGGCTCTCCTTATTCCGATTCCCTGTTTCCTCGAAAATCTGCATCGTTGGGATTATTGG GGTGATAACTCAAATTGCTTCATATAAAGGTATAGAATACAGTTCACCAACTCTATCTTCTGCACTGAGCAACCTCACACTACCTTTTACCTTCATATTGGCGATCGTATTGAg gatggAAAAGTTAGATTTCAAGAGCTCAAGAACTCAGGCAAAGATCATTGGCACCGTAGTATCAATATCAGGTGCATTAATGGTTGTTTTGTACAAAGGCCCAGTAATTGGATTAACTTCACTTATCCGGTCAACAAAATCAGATTGGGTTATTGGTGGTCTTTTGCTTTCTATTCAGTATAGTCTATATTCAGTCTGGTACATCATTCAG ACCCAGATCATACAGATATATCCAGCAGAAATACAAGTGACATTCCTTGTAAACTTGTACTCAACCATCATAGCTGCACCAGTTTGCTTCCTAGCAGAACCGAACTTGAGTGCTTGGAGGCTAAGACCTGATATAGAATTAGCTGCCCTTGCATACTCT GGACTATTTGGTGCTTCCTTTATCACTATTGTTCACCTATGGGGTCTGCGCCAGAAGGGACCCGTCTATGTAACATCATTCAAGCCATTGTCTATTGCCATAGCTGCTGCTATGGGTGCTCTATTTCTTGGAGATGCACTTCATCTTGGGAG TGTCATTGGAGCTATATTTATATCAGTAGGGTTTTATGCACTAATTTGGGGAAAGTTGCAAGAAGAAAAGATTGAGGAATGTGACTCTGATACCTCGAACTCACCTATCAATAGCAGGTCTCCTTTATTACAAAGCAAAAAAGTTGAAGATGCATAA
- the LOC8280554 gene encoding WAT1-related protein At5g40240: MESRHSYKEILPVATMVVAEFCGVGLNTLFKAASLKGMSYFVFLFYSNMLNTLLLVPIPFYLCSRRMVSLFKFPLLSRIFALGIIGLFAQLIGYKGIKYTSPTMASAMSNLTPGWTFLFAVIFRMEKLSWSSSSTQIKIIGTVVSILGALMVVLYKGPKVLSSSSSISSILLSQESSQSNWVVGGFLLAVQHILYSFLYILQTQMVQICPSPLLVSFSCYLYTTIISAPVCFIAEPDLNAWRLRPDITLVALVYAGILGGASLGIVHLWCLQMKGPVFVATFRPLSIAIAAAMAAVFLGDALHLGSMIGAVMISIGVYAVIWGKAKEEVKAKLFSSGTTPLLQEHKVEDSLNKRTDEGNHQFVC, from the exons ATGGAATCAAGACATTCTTACAAGGAAATCTTGCCAGTTGCAACCATGGTAGTAGCAGAGTTTTGTGGTGTCGGCTTAAACACTCTGTTCAAAGCTGCTTCTTTGAAAGGGATGAGTTATTTTGTGTTCCTTTTTTACTCCAACATGCTAAATACTCTTCTTCTCGTCCCCATTCCCTTTTATCTTTGCAG TAGAAGAATGGTTTCCTTGTTCAAATTTCCTCTTCTATCCAGAATCTTTGCACTTGGGATTATTGG GCTTTTTGCTCAACTCATTGGAtataaaggaataaaatataCTTCTCCAACTATGGCTTCTGCAATGAGCAATCTCACTCCAGGTTGGACCTTCTTATTTGCAGTCATTTTCAG GATGGAGAAGTTGAGTTGGAGCAGTTCAAGCACTCAGATTAAAATCATTGGCACTGTAGTATCCATATTAGGTGCACTAATGGTGGTTCTCTACAAAGGCCCAAAAGTTCTATCATCTTCATCCTCAATATCATCCATTTTACTTAGTCAGGAATCATCACAATCAAATTGGGTAGTTGGTGGCTTTTTACTTGCTGTCCAGCATATTCTTTATTCATTCTTGTATATTCTTCAG ACTCAAATGGTGCAAATATGCCCTTCTCCTCTACTTGTATCATTCTCCTGCTACTTGTACACAACTATCATATCTGCTCCAGTTTGTTTTATAGCAGAACCAGACTTGAATGCTTGGAGGTTAAGACCAGATATAACATTGGTTGCACTTGTATACGCG GGAATTCTTGGAGGAGCCTCTCTTGGTATTGTTCATTTATGGTGCTTGCAAATGAAGGGTCCTGTTTTTGTAGCAACATTTAGGCCACTGTCAATTGCCATAGCAGCCGCCATGGCTGCTGTATTCCTTGGGGATGCTCTTCATCTTGGGAG TATGATTGGAGCAGTAATGATATCGATTGGAGTGTATGCTGTGATATGGGGAAAGGCAAAAGAAGAAGTGAAGGCTAAATTATTTTCCAGTGGTACTACCCCACTCTTGCAGGAGCATAAAGTTGAAGACTCCTTGAACAAGAGAACTGATGAGGGCAATCATCAATTTGTTTGCTAG
- the LOC8280553 gene encoding WAT1-related protein At5g40240 isoform X2: protein MELTSWLWNLVPFAAMIAVECTDVGVSTISKAALAKGMSKYVSVVYYNALATLILLPYFIFHRSTGQILFLAAVKLSSPTLSSALANLIPIFTFLLAVITRMETLDIRRSSSQAKSLGAIVSVAGAFVVTLYKGPAVLMTTQTSNFHHHHQLLFSQKPEWIFGGFLLLIVCLLSATWNVAQGATVKEYQEPMTIVFFFTFFITIQSAVFSLILERNPNAWILKSSIEIIAIVFTAVFGSIFRIAIHTWCLRKKGPVYVAMFKPLGIAIAVFMTVVFLGDTLYLGSVIGSIIIALGFYSVMWGQMKEKKMGLNKNNEACCSNSSSLNAPLIRRTASEA from the exons ATGGAGTTGACTTCTTGGTTATGGAATTTAGTGCCCTTTGCAGCAATGATAGCTGTAGAATGCACAGATGTTGGTGTGTCAACGATAAGTAAAGCAGCTTTGGCAAAAGGAATGAGCAAATATGTTTCTGTTGTCTACTACAATGCTCTCGCTACCCTCATCCTTCTCCCTTATTTCATCTTCCAcag GAGTACAGGGCAAATATTGTTTCTAGCTGCTGTGAAATTGAGCTCCCCTACTCTTTCATCTGCTTTGGCCAATCTTATCCCCATTTTCACTTTCCTGCTTGCTGTCATTACAAG GATGGAAACTCTGGATATTAGAAGATCAAGCAGCCAAGCTAAGTCTTTGGGCGCCATTGTATCAGTAGCAGGAGCATTCGTAGTGACCCTCTATAAAGGCCCTGCAGTCTTGATGACAACTCAAACTTCTAACTTTCACCACCATCATCAACTCCTCTTCTCACAAAAACCAGAATGGATCTTTGGAGGTTTTCTCCTTTTAATTGTATGCCTTTTGTCTGCAACATGGAACGTTGCCCAG GGAGCTACAGTTAAGGAGTATCAAGAACCCATGAccatagttttctttttcacctTCTTTATCACAATCCAAAGTGCAGTCTTCTCACTCATTTTGGAAAGAAATCCAAATGCTTGGATATTAAAGTCTTCCATTGAAATTATTGCCATTGTGTTCACG GCTGTTTTTGGGAGTATATTTCGTATAGCTATTCACACATGGTGCTTACGAAAGAAGGGGCCTGTATATGTAGCCATGTTCAAGCCCTTGGGGATTGCCATTGCCGTTTTCATGACAGTCGTGTTCCTTGGGGACACTCTTTATCTTGGCAG TGTGATTGGATCAATCATAATAGCACTTGGATTTTATAGTGTGATGTGGGgacaaatgaaagaaaagaaaatgggtcTCAACAAGAACAATGAAGCTTGTTGCTCTAATTCATCCAGCCTAAACGCCCCTCTTATTCGAAGGACTGCCAGTGAAGCTTGA
- the LOC8280553 gene encoding WAT1-related protein At5g40240 isoform X1: MELTSWLWNLVPFAAMIAVECTDVGVSTISKAALAKGMSKYVSVVYYNALATLILLPYFIFHRRKQAPVTHSLLFRFFLLGLIGSTGQILFLAAVKLSSPTLSSALANLIPIFTFLLAVITRMETLDIRRSSSQAKSLGAIVSVAGAFVVTLYKGPAVLMTTQTSNFHHHHQLLFSQKPEWIFGGFLLLIVCLLSATWNVAQGATVKEYQEPMTIVFFFTFFITIQSAVFSLILERNPNAWILKSSIEIIAIVFTAVFGSIFRIAIHTWCLRKKGPVYVAMFKPLGIAIAVFMTVVFLGDTLYLGSVIGSIIIALGFYSVMWGQMKEKKMGLNKNNEACCSNSSSLNAPLIRRTASEA, from the exons ATGGAGTTGACTTCTTGGTTATGGAATTTAGTGCCCTTTGCAGCAATGATAGCTGTAGAATGCACAGATGTTGGTGTGTCAACGATAAGTAAAGCAGCTTTGGCAAAAGGAATGAGCAAATATGTTTCTGTTGTCTACTACAATGCTCTCGCTACCCTCATCCTTCTCCCTTATTTCATCTTCCAcag GAGGAAGCAAGCTCCTGTCACACACTCACTTCTTTTTAGATTCTTTCTTCTTGGATTAATAGG GAGTACAGGGCAAATATTGTTTCTAGCTGCTGTGAAATTGAGCTCCCCTACTCTTTCATCTGCTTTGGCCAATCTTATCCCCATTTTCACTTTCCTGCTTGCTGTCATTACAAG GATGGAAACTCTGGATATTAGAAGATCAAGCAGCCAAGCTAAGTCTTTGGGCGCCATTGTATCAGTAGCAGGAGCATTCGTAGTGACCCTCTATAAAGGCCCTGCAGTCTTGATGACAACTCAAACTTCTAACTTTCACCACCATCATCAACTCCTCTTCTCACAAAAACCAGAATGGATCTTTGGAGGTTTTCTCCTTTTAATTGTATGCCTTTTGTCTGCAACATGGAACGTTGCCCAG GGAGCTACAGTTAAGGAGTATCAAGAACCCATGAccatagttttctttttcacctTCTTTATCACAATCCAAAGTGCAGTCTTCTCACTCATTTTGGAAAGAAATCCAAATGCTTGGATATTAAAGTCTTCCATTGAAATTATTGCCATTGTGTTCACG GCTGTTTTTGGGAGTATATTTCGTATAGCTATTCACACATGGTGCTTACGAAAGAAGGGGCCTGTATATGTAGCCATGTTCAAGCCCTTGGGGATTGCCATTGCCGTTTTCATGACAGTCGTGTTCCTTGGGGACACTCTTTATCTTGGCAG TGTGATTGGATCAATCATAATAGCACTTGGATTTTATAGTGTGATGTGGGgacaaatgaaagaaaagaaaatgggtcTCAACAAGAACAATGAAGCTTGTTGCTCTAATTCATCCAGCCTAAACGCCCCTCTTATTCGAAGGACTGCCAGTGAAGCTTGA